From the Acidovorax carolinensis genome, one window contains:
- a CDS encoding HD-GYP domain-containing protein has protein sequence MNSSLLIDISQLRVGMYVQLDLGWMRHPFPVSSFRIVSADQIATLRELGLKEVRYFPKKSDPELFAPDAVPGDAPDTLAAELGADAVTVVSADEDSIADQNRAHLQLQNRVLAACNQRFGEATRQYQAVERAVAEQPGLARTQCEAVVSDCLRELLANGDSVIRLLSEGVGESSALHPVNVMVISLLLGKALGMKSPELHELGIAALLHDLGKLNVPTAGFMPAERQRYESHVGQSVTFAQLMGLSDSVLTAIAQHHEMADGSGFPLHLVGEDMGRPGQILALVNHYDRMCNPAAGVDALTPHEALSVMFAQLKSRFDPVVLGAFIRMMGVYPPGSVVQLVNDRYAIVVSVNSSRPLRPKVIVHDSRVPKDEAPVLDLEAMPELGIRRSLKPAQLPRDSLDYLSPRQRICYFFERAVDPGPDEAQA, from the coding sequence GTGAATTCTTCGCTCCTCATTGATATCAGCCAGCTTCGTGTCGGCATGTACGTTCAGCTCGATTTGGGCTGGATGCGTCACCCGTTCCCGGTGAGCAGCTTTCGCATCGTGTCCGCAGACCAGATCGCCACCCTCAGGGAGCTGGGTCTCAAAGAGGTGCGTTACTTCCCCAAAAAAAGCGATCCTGAACTGTTTGCGCCGGATGCGGTCCCCGGCGACGCGCCCGACACCCTTGCTGCGGAATTGGGCGCAGACGCAGTGACCGTGGTTTCTGCTGACGAGGATTCCATCGCGGACCAGAACCGTGCCCACCTGCAGCTGCAGAACCGGGTGCTGGCCGCGTGCAACCAGCGCTTCGGCGAAGCCACCCGGCAATACCAGGCGGTGGAGCGTGCGGTCGCAGAGCAGCCCGGCTTGGCTCGCACCCAGTGCGAGGCGGTGGTGTCGGATTGCCTGAGGGAGTTGCTCGCGAACGGCGACTCCGTGATCCGTCTCCTGTCAGAGGGCGTGGGCGAGAGCAGCGCACTGCATCCGGTCAACGTGATGGTCATCAGCCTCTTGCTGGGCAAGGCGCTGGGCATGAAAAGCCCTGAACTGCACGAACTCGGTATCGCTGCGCTGCTGCACGATCTGGGCAAGCTCAACGTGCCGACCGCCGGCTTCATGCCGGCCGAACGGCAGCGTTATGAGTCCCATGTAGGGCAGTCAGTCACCTTCGCGCAATTGATGGGCTTGTCTGATTCGGTCTTGACAGCGATTGCGCAGCACCATGAAATGGCAGACGGCAGCGGATTTCCCTTGCATCTTGTGGGCGAGGACATGGGACGTCCGGGCCAGATTTTGGCCTTGGTCAACCACTACGACCGGATGTGCAATCCCGCGGCAGGTGTGGATGCCTTGACGCCCCACGAAGCCCTGTCGGTGATGTTTGCCCAGCTCAAATCCCGCTTTGATCCGGTGGTGCTCGGCGCCTTCATCCGCATGATGGGCGTGTATCCGCCGGGATCGGTGGTCCAGCTTGTCAACGACCGCTACGCCATCGTGGTGTCGGTCAACTCGTCCAGGCCGCTTCGGCCCAAAGTGATCGTTCACGATTCCCGGGTTCCCAAGGATGAGGCACCGGTGCTGGACCTGGAGGCGATGCCTGAACTGGGCATACGTCGCAGCCTGAAACCTGCCCAGTTGCCGCGCGATTCCCTCGACTACCTTTCGCCCCGTCAGCGGATCTGCTATTTTTTTGAGCGCGCGGTGGATCCCGGTCCTGACGAGGCGCAAGCGTGA
- a CDS encoding cobyrinate a,c-diamide synthase, whose product MTTPPSARCPALLIAAPASGQGKTTVTAALARLHVRRGLEVRVFKCGPDFLDPHWHQLASGAPVHQLDLWMTGHADCVRRLHAAAQEADLILIEGVMGLFDGDPSAADLAQRFGVPVLAVVDASAMAGTFGALAFGLQHYRPGLPWAGVLANRVGSARHAGMLQAGLREPQDWLGALMRVSSGTDMGTARAAGALLPERHLGLVAAHELRDSQQRLDAAADALAATPLGQMTAQDLQRWAVDFPAPAHTDAVPGLLAGRTVAVARDAAFCFIYTANVQCLTQMGARVVFFSPLHDAALPECDAVWLPGGYPELHTAPIAANTGMQASLRAHVAAGKPLWAECGGMMALFESITLADGSMAPLWGLLPGRVTMQKRLAALGPQQLDVAGHTLRGHTFHYSTSDSSATVVARTTRPDEAPAPDSGEVLYQQGSIHASYFHAWFPSSPEAVAHLLDAVPV is encoded by the coding sequence ATGACCACACCGCCATCGGCCCGCTGCCCCGCGCTTCTGATTGCCGCACCCGCTTCCGGTCAGGGCAAGACCACCGTCACCGCGGCCCTTGCGCGGCTGCATGTGCGCAGGGGTCTTGAGGTGCGGGTGTTCAAGTGCGGGCCCGATTTTCTGGATCCGCACTGGCACCAACTGGCCAGCGGTGCCCCGGTGCACCAGCTTGACCTGTGGATGACCGGCCATGCCGATTGCGTGCGGCGCCTGCATGCGGCGGCGCAAGAGGCCGATCTCATCCTCATCGAGGGCGTGATGGGACTTTTTGACGGCGATCCCAGCGCCGCCGATCTGGCACAGCGTTTCGGTGTACCGGTGCTGGCTGTGGTGGACGCGTCTGCCATGGCAGGCACCTTTGGTGCGCTGGCGTTTGGCCTCCAGCACTACCGCCCGGGCCTGCCCTGGGCGGGCGTGCTGGCCAACCGGGTGGGCAGCGCGCGCCATGCCGGCATGTTGCAGGCGGGCCTGCGGGAGCCCCAGGATTGGCTGGGTGCCTTGATGCGGGTGAGCTCGGGCACCGACATGGGAACCGCCCGGGCTGCCGGGGCCTTGCTGCCCGAACGGCATCTGGGCCTGGTGGCGGCACACGAGTTGCGCGACAGCCAGCAGCGCCTGGATGCCGCCGCCGATGCGCTGGCGGCCACGCCGCTGGGGCAGATGACGGCCCAGGACCTGCAGCGCTGGGCGGTGGATTTCCCCGCGCCCGCGCACACGGATGCGGTGCCTGGCTTGCTTGCGGGCCGCACGGTGGCCGTGGCGCGCGATGCCGCGTTCTGCTTCATCTACACCGCCAACGTGCAGTGCCTCACGCAGATGGGTGCGCGCGTGGTGTTTTTTTCGCCTCTGCATGACGCAGCGCTGCCCGAATGCGACGCCGTGTGGCTGCCCGGTGGCTACCCCGAGCTGCACACCGCGCCAATCGCGGCCAACACCGGCATGCAGGCCAGCCTGCGTGCGCATGTGGCTGCAGGCAAGCCGCTCTGGGCCGAGTGCGGCGGCATGATGGCGCTGTTCGAATCCATCACGCTGGCCGACGGCAGCATGGCCCCGCTGTGGGGGTTGCTGCCCGGCCGCGTGACCATGCAAAAGCGGCTGGCGGCGCTGGGGCCGCAGCAGCTGGACGTGGCGGGGCACACCCTGCGCGGCCACACGTTTCACTATTCGACCAGCGACAGCAGCGCCACCGTGGTGGCCCGCACGACCCGGCCGGATGAAGCGCCCGCGCCGGATTCTGGCGAGGTGCTGTACCAGCAGGGCAGCATCCACGCCAGCTACTTTCATGCGTGGTTTCCGTCCAGCCCCGAGGCTGTGGCCCATCTGCTCGACGCAGTGCCCGTATGA
- the fnr gene encoding fumarate/nitrate reduction transcriptional regulator Fnr, producing the protein MNPQTIKVACSNCNLRELCMPVGLNEQQLQRIDDIVAVRRKIKRGGTLFRNGESFTSLYAIRTGFFKTCVATEDGRDQVTGFQMAGEIIGLDGIVNDHHTCDAIALEDAEVCVMPFDRIEELSREVNALQHHVHKIMSREIVREHGVMLLLGSMRAEERLAAFLLNLVQRLHARGFSQSELVLRMTREEIGSYLGLKLETVSRTFSKFVEEGTVEVKQRHVRILDTEALKRIVNNQQACH; encoded by the coding sequence ATGAATCCGCAAACCATCAAAGTCGCCTGTTCCAACTGCAACCTGCGAGAACTGTGCATGCCCGTAGGTTTGAACGAACAGCAGTTGCAACGCATTGACGACATCGTGGCCGTGCGACGAAAGATCAAGCGTGGCGGTACCCTCTTTCGCAATGGAGAGTCATTCACTTCTCTCTATGCCATTCGCACAGGATTTTTCAAGACCTGCGTCGCCACGGAAGATGGGCGTGACCAGGTCACGGGTTTTCAGATGGCCGGTGAGATTATTGGGCTCGACGGCATCGTCAACGATCACCATACCTGCGACGCCATCGCCCTCGAAGACGCCGAAGTGTGCGTCATGCCCTTTGATCGCATCGAAGAACTGTCGCGCGAAGTCAACGCCCTGCAGCACCATGTTCACAAGATCATGAGCCGCGAAATCGTTCGCGAGCACGGTGTAATGCTTTTGCTCGGCAGCATGCGCGCCGAAGAGCGTCTTGCGGCGTTCCTTCTCAATCTGGTGCAACGCCTGCACGCCCGTGGGTTCTCGCAATCCGAACTGGTATTGCGGATGACGCGGGAAGAAATTGGCAGTTACCTGGGACTCAAACTGGAAACCGTGAGCCGCACGTTCTCGAAATTTGTGGAAGAAGGCACCGTGGAAGTGAAACAGCGCCATGTCCGCATTCTGGATACCGAGGCCCTCAAGCGCATCGTTAACAATCAGCAGGCCTGCCACTGA
- a CDS encoding TonB-dependent receptor domain-containing protein: MKNRNPRARRVAPLCLRPCVLAVLSLVSAHAVQAQSLAAPMLLAQNARMPSLQDTVVTATRTEQPLADLVADVSIVDRETIESSGATGLADVLARLPGIEISRNGGAGNASSVFLRGAESRFTAVYIDGVRIDSQSTGGAQWEQIPLSQIDRIEVLRGPAAAVYGSDAIGGVIQLFTRRGEGPAKPYVGVGIGNQGTRKIEAGVSGSAGQDGAFDYSLGIAREISDGFDVKVSGAHNPDRDGYRSTSGNARLGLRINAQHRLDATLLASRMNAGYDNTSFSAARPVDDRSLNRLRTAGLTWAAQWSDAYSTRVSVTDSVNRYETTPSPYLTETKLRGYLWQNDLRWGSHRFSAALERREDTLHNDPIDRSRSQDALALGYGFNAGRHTVQLNARHDSDSEFGGKDTGSASYGYAFASHWRATASVGTAFRAPTLYHRFSEYGVATLQPESSRNAELGLRYAQDRSSFSVVAYRNRVSNLISFVGAGTCASPFGCYANTARAQYEGVTFVGSYHLSGVQLHGSLDVQNHRDLDTGKQLARRAKRHATVGADTRIAGWTLGAEVQASGRRFDTVANTNVLGGYALVNLYASTRLARDYTVLARIDNLADKDYQLARTYATPGRTLYVGVKWAPQ, from the coding sequence ATGAAAAACCGTAACCCTCGTGCGCGCCGTGTTGCGCCGCTGTGCCTGCGCCCTTGCGTGCTGGCTGTTCTGTCTTTGGTGTCCGCCCACGCGGTGCAAGCGCAGTCGCTCGCTGCACCCATGCTGCTGGCGCAAAACGCGCGCATGCCGTCACTGCAAGACACCGTGGTGACCGCCACGCGCACCGAGCAGCCCCTGGCCGATCTGGTGGCCGATGTGTCCATCGTGGACCGCGAAACCATCGAAAGCAGCGGTGCCACGGGCCTGGCCGATGTGCTGGCACGACTTCCGGGCATCGAGATTTCGCGCAACGGTGGCGCAGGCAACGCCAGCAGCGTTTTTCTGCGCGGCGCCGAGTCGCGATTCACGGCGGTCTATATCGACGGCGTGCGCATTGACTCGCAGTCCACCGGCGGCGCGCAGTGGGAGCAGATCCCGCTGTCGCAGATCGACCGCATCGAAGTGCTGCGTGGCCCGGCCGCTGCGGTCTATGGATCGGACGCGATTGGCGGCGTGATCCAGCTTTTCACCCGCCGGGGCGAAGGCCCCGCCAAGCCCTATGTGGGCGTGGGCATTGGCAATCAGGGCACCCGCAAGATCGAGGCCGGTGTCAGCGGCTCGGCCGGGCAGGACGGTGCGTTCGATTATTCGCTGGGCATTGCGCGCGAAATCAGCGATGGTTTTGACGTCAAGGTCAGCGGTGCCCATAACCCCGACCGCGATGGCTATCGCAGCACCTCTGGCAATGCCCGGTTGGGCTTGCGCATCAATGCCCAGCATCGCCTGGATGCGACGCTGCTGGCCAGCCGCATGAACGCGGGCTATGACAATACCTCCTTCAGCGCGGCCAGGCCCGTAGATGACCGCAGCCTGAACCGCCTGCGCACGGCAGGGCTTACCTGGGCGGCGCAATGGTCGGACGCCTACAGTACGCGTGTGTCGGTCACCGATTCGGTCAACCGCTACGAAACCACGCCTTCGCCTTACCTCACCGAGACCAAGCTGCGTGGCTACCTTTGGCAAAACGATTTGCGCTGGGGTTCCCATCGCTTCAGTGCAGCCCTGGAGCGTCGTGAAGACACGTTGCACAACGATCCCATTGACCGCAGCCGGTCACAGGATGCGCTTGCGCTGGGCTATGGCTTTAACGCGGGGCGCCATACTGTGCAACTCAATGCTCGCCATGACTCCGACAGCGAGTTCGGTGGCAAGGACACGGGCAGCGCGTCCTATGGCTACGCGTTTGCTTCGCACTGGCGCGCCACGGCCTCGGTGGGCACGGCGTTCCGGGCACCCACGCTGTACCACCGGTTCAGCGAATACGGCGTGGCCACGCTGCAACCCGAGAGCAGCCGCAACGCCGAGCTGGGTCTGCGCTACGCGCAAGACCGCAGCAGCTTCTCGGTGGTGGCCTACAGAAACCGGGTCTCCAACCTGATCTCGTTCGTGGGCGCAGGCACGTGTGCATCGCCCTTCGGTTGCTATGCCAACACGGCCCGCGCGCAGTACGAGGGCGTGACCTTTGTCGGGTCTTACCACCTGTCGGGTGTGCAGCTCCATGGATCGCTTGATGTGCAAAATCATCGTGACCTCGACACGGGCAAGCAATTGGCCCGACGGGCCAAGCGCCATGCCACGGTCGGCGCCGACACGCGCATCGCCGGCTGGACGCTGGGCGCCGAAGTGCAGGCCTCGGGCCGCCGCTTTGACACTGTGGCCAACACCAATGTGCTTGGGGGATATGCGCTGGTCAATCTGTACGCAAGCACCCGTCTTGCCCGCGACTACACCGTGCTGGCCCGCATCGACAACCTGGCCGACAAGGACTACCAGCTGGCCCGCACCTACGCCACGCCGGGCCGCACGCTGTATGTCGGCGTGAAGTGGGCACCGCAGTGA
- a CDS encoding sulfite exporter TauE/SafE family protein yields the protein MLDPLLIVELGVLGLGTGFLAGLLGIGGGMLLVPFLTYILGHQHVAPGLAVKMAIATSMATIMFTSVSSVRAHHQRGAVRWDIVRRLAPGIVLGGLVASLGVFALLKGAFLAIFFGLFVSFSAFQMFLDKKPAPSRQMPGTGGQLVAGGLIGFLSGLVGAGGGFVSVPFMTWCNVAIHNAVATSAALGFPIALANVVGYAVGGQSVADLPPASLGYIWLPALAVIATCSVLTAPLGARAAHQLPVKQLKRVFASLLLMLAAYMLWKGLSAF from the coding sequence ATGCTCGACCCCCTTCTGATTGTTGAACTCGGAGTCCTCGGTCTGGGCACCGGCTTTCTGGCGGGGCTGCTCGGCATTGGCGGCGGTATGCTGCTGGTGCCTTTTCTGACCTACATCCTGGGTCACCAGCACGTGGCACCCGGTCTTGCCGTCAAGATGGCTATTGCCACCTCCATGGCAACCATCATGTTCACCTCGGTTTCCAGCGTTCGCGCACACCACCAGCGGGGAGCCGTGCGCTGGGACATCGTGCGTCGGCTGGCGCCCGGCATCGTGCTGGGCGGGCTGGTAGCGAGCCTAGGTGTTTTCGCGCTGCTCAAGGGTGCATTTCTGGCGATCTTCTTTGGGCTTTTCGTGAGCTTCTCGGCCTTTCAGATGTTTCTGGACAAGAAGCCGGCGCCGTCCCGGCAGATGCCGGGAACCGGTGGGCAACTCGTGGCGGGCGGGCTGATTGGCTTCCTGTCCGGCCTGGTGGGCGCGGGCGGTGGGTTTGTCAGCGTGCCGTTCATGACCTGGTGCAACGTGGCCATTCACAATGCGGTTGCCACCAGCGCGGCACTCGGCTTTCCCATTGCCCTGGCGAATGTGGTGGGTTATGCGGTGGGCGGTCAATCCGTGGCGGACCTGCCCCCTGCCTCGCTGGGCTATATCTGGCTGCCTGCTCTGGCAGTGATTGCCACGTGCAGCGTTCTGACCGCGCCCCTGGGTGCCCGGGCTGCGCACCAACTGCCGGTCAAACAGCTCAAACGCGTTTTTGCCAGCCTGCTTCTCATGCTGGCAGCCTACATGCTCTGGAAAGGCTTGTCGGCCTTCTGA
- a CDS encoding sulfite exporter TauE/SafE family protein — MLAPLAVTALLMGLAGGPHCLAMCSAPCGALVGQATTCSTTGDASNTTSRPVLWRPQGGVPRRLLAFHVGRLSGYAGAGALAALAMDSLAWLTQQTMALSPVWTLMHVAVMAWGLMMMVQARQPAWVEQAGRTAWRRVQPLVRAPGGLMVAGALWALMPCGLLYSALLVAALSGGALQGAATMALFGVGSGLWLVGGPWVWGKLRSHLNAARVNWGTRLAGALLVGVAGWALWMDLVYKPSLWCR; from the coding sequence ATGCTTGCGCCCCTCGCCGTAACGGCCTTGCTCATGGGGCTCGCCGGTGGGCCTCATTGCTTGGCCATGTGCTCTGCACCTTGCGGTGCGCTCGTGGGTCAAGCGACGACCTGTTCGACCACAGGTGATGCCAGCAACACCACCTCTCGGCCGGTACTGTGGCGTCCCCAGGGTGGGGTGCCGCGCCGGTTGCTTGCGTTCCACGTCGGGCGGCTGTCGGGCTATGCCGGGGCGGGCGCCCTTGCGGCGTTAGCCATGGACAGTCTGGCTTGGCTGACGCAGCAAACCATGGCCCTGAGTCCGGTATGGACCCTGATGCATGTCGCGGTCATGGCCTGGGGGTTGATGATGATGGTGCAGGCGCGCCAGCCTGCCTGGGTGGAGCAGGCCGGTCGCACGGCCTGGCGCCGTGTGCAACCCCTTGTCCGTGCACCGGGCGGGCTGATGGTGGCGGGAGCGCTTTGGGCGCTCATGCCCTGCGGATTGCTTTACTCTGCGTTACTGGTTGCAGCGCTCAGTGGGGGCGCGCTTCAGGGCGCTGCCACCATGGCGCTGTTTGGTGTGGGCAGTGGCCTGTGGCTGGTGGGCGGCCCTTGGGTGTGGGGCAAGTTGCGTTCACACCTCAATGCCGCGCGGGTCAATTGGGGAACGCGGCTGGCGGGCGCATTGTTGGTGGGGGTGGCAGGCTGGGCTTTGTGGATGGACCTGGTCTATAAGCCCTCGCTCTGGTGCCGGTAG
- a CDS encoding cell division protein ZapA, whose amino-acid sequence MKQIEVQILQQSYLLSCPEGHESRLLEAVERVDTAMTRIRDAGKVRSRERIAVLAALNLAFDIADRDATALAAAPAPQATPTHASGPASQPLEASTDTQRLQSLVQRLDEALGDDGRLL is encoded by the coding sequence ATGAAGCAAATCGAGGTGCAGATCCTGCAGCAAAGCTATCTGCTGTCCTGCCCCGAAGGGCACGAGTCCCGGCTGCTGGAGGCGGTGGAGCGTGTGGACACCGCCATGACGCGCATACGCGACGCCGGCAAGGTGCGGTCGCGCGAACGCATTGCGGTGCTGGCCGCACTGAACCTTGCGTTTGACATCGCCGACCGCGATGCCACCGCTCTGGCGGCTGCGCCTGCCCCTCAAGCCACCCCAACCCATGCCAGTGGGCCCGCCAGCCAGCCGCTTGAAGCAAGCACCGATACCCAGCGGCTGCAGTCGCTCGTGCAGCGACTGGATGAGGCCCTGGGCGATGACGGACGACTGCTCTGA
- a CDS encoding bifunctional diguanylate cyclase/phosphodiesterase — MSQLPPQSWLDGLLEAVWLVDGNSLLILQANRAAEQLAGRSAVDMVGKPVTCLAATPEDHAFWAGPLATLLEGIRSHTSVLRPDGLLVPVDRSVSCVDQCTGHAVLMLTMLDRSSQEATEQELETLLSELRATLDSAADGMLVCGLDGRVRAFNQRLAQIWSIPRDLLVQRNDTAVHDHMASRVVDRQDYQERLIAIEREPLLETADILQLHGGMTVERRVVPQLHQGRPVGRVYSFRDITRQAEMQASLRLAARVFDSSLDAIFIADSRHHLMRMNPGCERLVGPCADAFVGCMAASLFGNGSDSSFMEQVLAGWNSDGYWEGELWLPRDNGAYCAVQLSWVALRDDEGRLVQSIGFMRDLTLQHAAQKRIEELAYSDVLTGLPNRLLLSQRVDTAIQGARASDTGFAILFLDLDRFKIINDSLGHPFGDRVLQLVAERLQACLRQTDMLCRLGGDEFVIYLHGADAVVAESVARRILDDMLSPYLLDGMGFSIQCSIGMALYPQDGATLDDLIKQADTAMYRVKDRGRGSYGFYQPQMNANLLSRMKLEHAMRQALGEQRLDVHYQPQVNLLTGRIVGAEALIRWTDPEFGAVSPAQFVPLAEESGYIVTLGAWVMEQAVREAAQWMHEGMPILVSVNVSALEFRQTDFVERVTRLLAVHQLPPTLLELELTETILLQDAQEMELRLGALAGLGVGLAIDDFGTGYSSLAYLKKLPIHKLKIDQSFVRGLPEDDGDRAIVSAIISMGHALRIEVVAEGVETTTQRAVLQQMQCEHFQGFLCSPGLPAAEFRQLLGKSTHGLAQFAPATPII, encoded by the coding sequence GTGAGCCAGTTGCCACCGCAGTCTTGGCTGGACGGCCTGCTGGAGGCGGTGTGGCTTGTGGATGGCAACAGCTTACTTATCCTGCAGGCGAACAGGGCGGCCGAGCAACTGGCCGGCAGGTCCGCAGTTGACATGGTGGGCAAGCCGGTGACATGCCTGGCGGCAACGCCCGAGGATCACGCATTCTGGGCTGGGCCCCTTGCCACCCTTTTGGAGGGCATTCGCTCGCATACCAGTGTGTTGCGGCCAGATGGCTTGCTGGTGCCAGTCGATCGCAGTGTGAGCTGTGTGGACCAATGCACTGGTCATGCGGTTCTCATGCTGACGATGCTCGATCGCAGTAGCCAGGAGGCCACAGAACAGGAGTTGGAGACCCTGCTTTCGGAATTGCGCGCCACCCTCGACTCCGCTGCGGACGGCATGCTGGTGTGCGGTCTTGACGGGCGTGTGCGCGCCTTCAACCAGCGGTTGGCGCAAATCTGGAGCATTCCCCGCGACCTCCTGGTGCAGCGCAACGACACTGCGGTGCATGACCATATGGCCTCAAGAGTGGTGGATCGCCAGGACTACCAGGAACGCCTGATTGCCATCGAGCGTGAGCCGCTGCTGGAGACCGCCGACATCCTGCAGTTGCACGGTGGCATGACGGTGGAGCGTCGCGTTGTGCCCCAACTTCACCAGGGCCGCCCCGTGGGGCGCGTGTATTCGTTCAGGGATATCACCCGCCAAGCCGAGATGCAGGCCAGCTTGCGCCTGGCTGCACGGGTTTTCGATTCCAGCCTGGATGCGATTTTCATCGCAGACAGCCGGCACCATTTGATGCGCATGAACCCCGGTTGCGAGCGATTGGTAGGCCCCTGTGCAGACGCTTTCGTGGGGTGTATGGCGGCGTCCCTTTTCGGTAACGGGTCGGATTCCTCGTTCATGGAGCAGGTACTGGCGGGTTGGAATAGCGACGGCTACTGGGAGGGTGAGCTCTGGCTGCCCCGCGACAACGGCGCCTACTGCGCCGTGCAACTTTCCTGGGTGGCCCTGCGCGATGACGAAGGCCGACTGGTGCAAAGCATTGGCTTCATGCGAGACCTTACGTTGCAGCATGCTGCCCAAAAACGCATTGAAGAGCTCGCGTACAGCGATGTTCTGACCGGTCTGCCCAACCGGCTGCTGCTGTCTCAGCGCGTGGATACCGCAATCCAGGGCGCTCGTGCCAGCGACACGGGTTTTGCCATCCTTTTCCTGGACCTCGACCGGTTCAAGATCATCAATGACTCTCTCGGTCATCCTTTTGGGGATCGGGTATTGCAGTTGGTCGCCGAGCGTCTGCAGGCCTGTCTGCGACAGACGGACATGCTCTGCCGCCTCGGTGGCGATGAGTTTGTGATCTACCTGCATGGGGCCGACGCCGTTGTGGCGGAAAGCGTGGCGCGCAGGATCCTGGATGACATGCTCAGCCCCTATTTGCTCGATGGCATGGGGTTCTCCATCCAGTGCAGCATCGGCATGGCGTTGTATCCGCAGGACGGGGCCACTCTCGACGACCTCATCAAGCAGGCTGATACAGCCATGTACCGTGTCAAGGATCGGGGGCGTGGCAGCTATGGCTTCTACCAGCCGCAGATGAACGCGAACCTGTTGTCTCGAATGAAGCTCGAGCACGCCATGCGCCAGGCGCTGGGTGAGCAGCGTCTGGACGTGCATTACCAGCCCCAGGTGAATCTCCTTACCGGCAGGATCGTTGGGGCGGAAGCGCTCATCCGCTGGACGGATCCCGAGTTTGGTGCGGTGTCACCCGCACAGTTTGTGCCCTTGGCCGAGGAGTCGGGCTATATCGTGACGCTGGGGGCGTGGGTCATGGAGCAGGCCGTGCGCGAGGCCGCCCAATGGATGCACGAGGGCATGCCCATTTTGGTGTCCGTCAATGTGTCTGCCCTGGAGTTTCGCCAGACTGATTTTGTTGAACGCGTGACCCGTCTGCTGGCCGTGCACCAGTTGCCACCGACCTTGCTGGAACTGGAGCTGACCGAAACCATCCTGCTGCAGGACGCGCAGGAAATGGAGCTGCGATTGGGCGCCCTTGCAGGGCTTGGTGTGGGACTGGCGATTGACGACTTTGGTACGGGCTACTCCAGTCTGGCCTACCTGAAGAAGCTGCCCATCCACAAGCTCAAGATCGACCAGTCATTTGTGCGGGGCCTGCCCGAGGACGACGGCGACCGCGCCATTGTCAGTGCCATCATCAGCATGGGGCATGCGCTGCGTATCGAAGTGGTGGCAGAGGGGGTGGAAACCACCACCCAGCGTGCCGTGCTGCAGCAGATGCAGTGTGAGCATTTTCAGGGGTTCCTGTGCTCACCTGGCCTGCCCGCGGCCGAGTTCCGCCAGTTGTTGGGCAAATCCACCCACGGACTGGCGCAGTTTGCGCCAGCGACGCCGATCATTTAA
- a CDS encoding DUF904 domain-containing protein, with amino-acid sequence MDAPSTIDQIAERVERLLLRHAELQRTNALLTTQVAALTQERDSLKSRLSAARARVDALLERLPPAPPPKDSE; translated from the coding sequence ATGGACGCTCCCTCCACCATCGACCAGATCGCCGAACGCGTTGAGCGGCTGCTCTTGCGCCACGCGGAACTCCAACGCACCAACGCCCTGCTGACCACCCAGGTGGCGGCCCTCACGCAGGAGCGCGACTCCCTCAAATCGCGCCTGAGCGCTGCCCGCGCCCGCGTGGATGCATTGCTGGAACGCCTGCCTCCCGCTCCGCCCCCCAAGGATTCCGAATGA
- a CDS encoding bifunctional adenosylcobinamide kinase/adenosylcobinamide-phosphate guanylyltransferase yields the protein MTMPHVPITTELILGGQKSGKSRRAELVARDWLAQSDEHRAVLIATGQAWDDEMRERIARHRRDRAERVPGLQTIEEPHDVAAAVSQHSTAQTLVVVDCLTLWLTHWTMPMGLEDMNLEQKQALALDWKAQVAMFLEVIRQPPGPVVLVGNEIGLGVIPIGREVRAFVDALGTLNQQVAQVCPRVTLMAAGLPLTLKEPRS from the coding sequence ATGACCATGCCGCACGTACCCATCACCACCGAACTCATCCTGGGCGGTCAGAAAAGCGGCAAGTCGCGCCGCGCCGAGCTGGTGGCGCGCGACTGGCTGGCGCAATCGGATGAACACCGCGCTGTGCTCATCGCCACGGGCCAGGCCTGGGATGATGAGATGCGCGAGCGCATCGCGCGCCACCGGCGCGACCGCGCCGAGCGTGTGCCGGGCCTGCAGACCATCGAGGAACCGCACGACGTGGCCGCCGCCGTGTCGCAGCACAGCACGGCACAGACCCTGGTGGTGGTGGACTGCCTCACGCTGTGGCTCACCCACTGGACGATGCCCATGGGGCTGGAAGACATGAATTTGGAGCAAAAACAGGCGCTAGCGCTTGACTGGAAAGCGCAGGTAGCTATGTTTTTGGAAGTGATTCGGCAGCCCCCGGGGCCCGTTGTTCTGGTGGGCAACGAAATCGGCCTGGGGGTTATCCCGATCGGTCGCGAAGTGCGCGCCTTTGTGGATGCCCTGGGCACGCTGAACCAGCAGGTGGCACAGGTGTGCCCCCGCGTCACCCTCATGGCCGCCGGGCTGCCATTGACTTTGAAAGAACCCCGTTCATGA